A single window of Leishmania panamensis strain MHOM/PA/94/PSC-1 chromosome 35 sequence DNA harbors:
- a CDS encoding hypothetical protein (TriTrypDB/GeneDB-style sysID: LpmP.35.2030), whose product MTQSKSAVDVEEELTQTIQTMEFHSVLVFSRSYSPPPTNDICLFIHTDLAPMGHSFNTQWPGSDGNKCVDYNATEDAKVYGVPLELPSPEIVGVDDSEKNMLVLNAKLAARLADALPSSCKCATFSEVAKWYLLYSSYLNGKSFQRLVQRITSRGPTIIVIKVKDSPRVLGAFCESDWLTVTQREKNAKRAAAASTRAVREGQKQRTATAPLNQNKAFFGNMNCFVFRAHADGIDNVSTEGEIYHSHSSSNSNFMYLFDTHPHEEKIGIGMGGQPGYFGWFIDRWLENGTSYGSRCTTFQSPRLSSTESWVVESVEVYAVKKDIVEQLLRTGNECASGVSCIDCNPDSKADQMLLELNGNHEFNRWDRTEC is encoded by the coding sequence ATGACGCAAAGTAAAAGTGCAGTCGACGTAGAAGAAGAATTGACTCAGACAATACAGACGATGGAGTTTCATAGCGTGCTCGTCTTTTCTCGTTCTTATTCTCCTCCCCCAACAAACGATATCTGTCTTTTCATTCATACAGATCTTGCGCCAATGGGTCATTCATTTAACACTCAATGGCCAGGTAGCGATGGCAATAAATGCGTCGATTACAACGCAACAGAGGACGCGAAGGTCTATGGCGTGCCGCTTGAGTTACCATCTCCTGAAATCGTAGGCGTAGACGACTCTGAGAAGAATATGTTGGTTCTCAATGCGAAGCTCGCCGCTCGCTTGGCTGATGCTTTACCGTCGTCCTGCAAGTGTGCCACGTTTTCGGAGGTTGCAAAATGGTACCTATTGTATAGTAGCTATTTGAATGGCAAGTCTTTTCAGAGACTTGTACAACGCATTACATCAAGGGGACCCACAATAATAGTGATTAAAGTGAAAGACAGCCCGCGTGTACTTGGCGCCTTCTGTGAAAGTGACTGGTTAACTGTCAcacagcgagaaaaaaatgctaaaagagcagctgcagcatccACACGGGCTGTTCGTGAGGGCCAAAAGCAGCGCACCGCTACTGCGCCATTAAATCAGAACAAAGCTTTTTTTGGGAACATGAACTGCTTCGTGTTCCGCGCACACGCTGACGGCATTGATAATGTTAGTACTGAAGGAGAGATTTACCATTCTCATTCGTCCTCAAATTCTAATTTTATGTACCTGTtcgacacccacccacacgagGAAAAGATTGGTATCGGTATGGGTGGGCAGCCGGGTTACTTCGGGTGGTTTATCGACCGCTGGTTGGAGAATGGAACTTCGTATGGCTCACGCTGCACAACGTTTCAAAGTCCTCGACTTTCCTCTACCGAATCATGGGTCGTCGAATCTGTGGAAGTGTACGCGGTCAAAAAAGATATTGTGGAGCAGTTGTTGAGGACCGGTAACGAGTGCGCTAGCGGTGTCTCGTGTATCGATTGCAACCCCGACAGTAAGGCCGACCAGATGCTGTTAGAACTGAATGGAAACCATGAGTTCAATCGCTGGGATCGAACGGAGTGTTAA